Within Hyla sarda isolate aHylSar1 chromosome 7, aHylSar1.hap1, whole genome shotgun sequence, the genomic segment AGAGTCCGTACACACCGTGTCCACAACGATAGTATTAAACAATAATACATAAAGattcaaaaataaaacataaaatcacaatgTTAATAAGAGAATATTCATCCACAAAATATTTATCCACATATTCGTACGACGATTTGGGTGCACGATCATGCGCACAATAATTCAGgtgcaataaaatataaaaaatatgtatttataaGTATGCCCATATaatgaaattatataaaaaatatcaaatttAGTGAACTGCAGTCTAAACATATCTAACCAATACATATCTGAAGGTAAATGTTTCTCCCTCCTTCCCCTATTATACACCATCATCTTTTGGTTCTTCTTAGAAAGCTCCCTTATATATAAATAATCCTAATTTCTACTGGCTCTAACAAAGTACGATGTTCCAGTATAACAACAAATCATATAATCATCATTAAGAGTGTTTAGCATATACACTTTTGTTTTACACTAGCTACTAAATTCCTACTGGCAAagaattattattactattctcTATCGTATACTTTTCTTTATGTCTTTAGAATTATTactaatattatttactgtggttCTTGCCTATGAAAGATCATAAAATTATAAATACTCcctaaatccttaaaggggtactccagcggaaaattatttttttaatttcaactggtgccagaaagttaaacagatttgtaaattacttcaatttaaaaatattaatccttccagtacttatcagctgatgtatactacacaggaagttcttttctttttaaatttattttctgtctgacaacattgctccctgctgacacctctttccatgtcaggaactgtgttgTTATGGGGActagctcctgctctggacagttcctgacatggaccgaggtgtcagaagagagcactgtggtcagactgaaaagaaattcaataagaaaagaacttcctctgtagtatacagcagctggtaagtactggaaggattaagatttttaaatataagtaatttacaaatctgtttaactttctgacaccagttgatttaaaataaaaaaagattgtaTTCCAgcaaagaacccctttaagtagcattAATAGTATCTCGAACTCACCTAAGCGATTATATGCTATGCTCGTAGGCTCCACCGCTTCTGTTTATTTCATGAGTAAGTTTGTCTTATTAACCTAAGTGGCAACACGCTGTGTTCGTAGTAACACTTGTGAAACTGTTTTAATCATGCAATCCTTCTACAATGGAAACACAAGCAGACTAACAACTCCTCTTTCATTCATAAATATTTTAAGCTTTATGTATTACTGTTTAATACTATTGTCGTGGACCCGGTGTGTACGGACTCTGACCCAGTGACCCGACAGTAGACCGGCAGACTTGTTTTTATGTAGGCTCTCTTTACACCTCTGTTACTCACTACCTGACGAAGAACCCGGTTCAGGTTCAAACTTTTGGCATCCTCCATTTTCTGGGTGAGGGCGCCACTTTAGACGTCCAGTCTTTGGATACCTTCTCTCTCTAAACCCTTATGATTATCACGATACAGGCAGCCACCCCACATGGAATACAGACTTCAAAGCGTGTCTACATTCCTATGAAGGTGTTGTGCCATCCGCACAAAAGCATCTGGTAAGGAGACTGACCCCATATGCGGCACCCTAACCGAAGGGGTattacactaggagcgcacctatTTTTTCCTTACAAatcacattgagggggcatgattatAGCACAGCAGacaggactaggtgagtatagcaccccgcccaggggactacttacagggccgGTGGGGGACATGTTAAAACATAatttcctcaccatccctgctgGCAAGAACATTtttccagggatggtgaggaagaaagAAAGGAACGTCTCCCGGGGATGGTGTGAAAGAAGATTTTACCACATATAGCTCATTGctatgtgttatatatggtaaaatgtaATTACAGGTTTCCTGTAaattctctttttctatttatttaatattaaCATGGAATTCCCATCTCTAGTCTATGCCATCACTTCATGATTGGTAAAAGttcaacctctgggacccccatggCATATAGGAATAAAGGGAACATAGTGCTAGTGTAGCATTGTGTCCCTTTCTGAGACTGAAGCagctgtacatgtaaaaaaaaaatattctcaaGATCATGGAGGTCCCCGAGGTTAAATTGCCCTTGACTATATTAAAATGACATATCCTAGCAATATGCCATCACTGCATGAGAAGGAAATGCTTCTTGGGACTAAGTAAAATTTTAGATGTATAACATAAAACTTAGGAACTATTGTATAACAGTCTCATTCTATAGGAAGTCATAAAATTGTACAAAGATACAATCAAGACGTAACAATCTTATAGAAATTCACTGAATTGTGAAAGAAGAAGTAACGCTGCAGCACTCATCTGGTCCAAGTAGTTTTTTTTCACAGCCAATATAACAACATCAAAGCAACAATTGTTTTGCTAGGTACATAACCTCGGAGGTCGTGAAAAAACTAGGGTAACTTACAAAGCAACTGTTGCTTCGCTGTTGGTGTAATCCCTGCCCTGAATAAAACTACCTTGGTCCGGAAGAGGGCTGCATCGTTCCTTCTTCTTATATGAATTTGGGCTGAGGTAGAATGGACAGTGCCAGCTGGATAACCTTTTGGTTAGTGATTCATTGAGTTGTAATATCTTTCTTGAAATGAGGGGAAAAAAGTGCCCAACTTTTGTCACACAAACTGAtatttaaagtatacctgtcatttgcaaacattatgaaggagatttatcattcttttcagcaAAAACCGGGTAACAcccttacaaaagcattttttaaagcagaaaagttttcccttatgttaatggcCAAAGTTCTTTATCAACCCTTTATtgccagtagcgttgctagagagtgacgggaaGGGGGGGGCGTACCGCTCCGCGTGACACCCTCACTGGccagcctggcactaaatagctgcactacaACTATCCTGCAACAACCCATCTTATcagcatgtaggggggggggggtcgatgtgACTTATGTTAGCCGAGTGTTTTGTGGTTTTTTGATCCGGCTTATGGGTAGGTTCCACTTTCATGAGGAATAGtaatgtagaggggagggtgGTGTGCCAGCATAATGGATTGCTGCCCCCACCCCTGTACTCTAGCAGTgtggagcaggagctgtcagATTCAGCTCCACCATAAAACCCACCTTTCTCACGCTGCTTGCTCTTTGTTTGCAGAATTTGAGCTGCGTGGGAAGCGATCCACAACAGAGCAGCGTGATGACGTCCCATAATCGCGCCGGCGCAGAGCGAGCACATCACTGCGGCTCGCACAGTGCCCGAGCAGTAAGCTGTTTGCTGGGCTAGCTCATTTTCGGTTTTGTAAGACCCCGCAGaagagtgtgagtgtgtatgtgtgtgagtgtttgtgtgaatgtgtgtgtctgtgtgagtgtctgtgtgtgtctgtatgtgtgtacatTAGCAGAAAAAGAATTGCATTAAACACCCATGCACAGTGCAAGTAAGAAAGCTGTAGAAAACATCATAGGGGCACTGTATGTTACACAGTGCCTTATGAAAACTTAGTGGCACATAAAAGGGGACATTTAGTGTGAGGGAAACttggcagggggcattatatgtgaggggcactatatgtgaggggcacatgacaggggggctcctgttatgtgccccttaatataatgccccatgtacgccagcatgtatgtatcctaaaattaacaaggtatgcagtgtgtattttcaaccttaaaatgaaTAATGATAtagttatataataattttttttcataattaaCATTAAATGTATTAGCTTTGTTTTATGATTGGTGTTCATTTCCTTTTTGCGGACGTATGCACTTTCCGTAAGCCAGGTtgtgtgctcgcttcggcagcacatatagtaagccaggttggacctggaatacatacaactttttttcttcataaatagcgactatcgcattttataaatacatgaccactgcaaagtaaaaaaaatgaattactacgtgagcagatttcggAAATGTgcgttggaataagcaaaaatcacttttttaagcAAAGCAAATctatggagcttgataaatctccttctatatgtagatttgtaatacattgtaatacatatgtatatttgtatacattggtttaaaaatgtgtttatttttgggtgaaaccaatgtatattacaaatatacatatatactgctaTTAAgaacattatataaaacattttgcaaatggcagtgcccatttaatattctTGACATTCTTCTCTGAAGTCAATAGAAAAGAAGTGGCACCCAAATGTTAGGGGAATGGAGTCACTATAGGGAATGTAAATGTTGCACTTACAACTCAGTCTTGGTATTACTGCCACATCTATACGCACAAGTATTACGGATAGCGATGTGAATGGTGGGGGGCCCTGGTAAAGATTATGCACTGGGGCTCAAAAGCTTCAAGGTCAGCCTCAGGGCCAAGGGCTAAGCAGACATTTATAACctgtttatttttgcagtgaatacagtggtccctcaagttacaatattaattggttccaggacgaacattgtatgttgaaaccattgtatgttgagaccagaactctatggaaacctggtaattggttctgaagcccccaaaatgtcatccaaaaataggaaaaagtgaggattaaagaataataagtagataactaatatagataaagctaattccttacatataaaagtaataaagatctgctgggagctgtaatcactgtctatgtcagtgtttcccaagcagggagcctccagcttttgcaaaactacaactcccagcatgcccggacagccaaaggctgtccgggcatgctgggagttgtagttttgcaacagctgggggcaccctgcttgggaaacactggtctatgtagaggacaggagcttcttcggggtctagtacagtacacacagtgtcctaaaaaagtaatggagttgctctcacctggtgtccaaaggagaagctaaccctggtacaggtaaagagtacagaacatgtaatacctccctgtactgtaggtggcgctaccagacatcagtcagtgcatacgcttcagtaatacaggtaaagagtacagaacatgtaatacctccctgtactgtagggggcactaccagacaccagtcagtgcatacacttcagtaatacaggggttttaccagtgaatgcccattctgattggtcggttcttcctgccattgacacgtttcacagatctggactgtccgtatcattgtatgttgagtccggtttcaagttacaatggtccagaaaagaccattgtatgttgaaactattgtatgttgtggccattgtaagttgagggatcactgtactaagaTAGTTTTACCTCTAAATGGAAATAACTTTCCTCTTCAGCTTCCCAACATCCtttgtaatatcttaaattggtGGGATGTAAGGTTAGATTTATGTAGTGTAACACACGGTAAATATATATCTTGGTTTTCTTTTAGCTACAAAAAGCCAATTTTGAAAGATCCTGAAAATTGTGAAGCAATTCTCAACAAGCATACCTGTACAGTTGAAGTTAAGCGGAAGGACCGCACAGAAAAAGTCTGTGAAATTGAATCTTGGATTGCTTAAAGTTGCTGTTCTTCAGTGTTTATGTGAAAATGAGATAAATTGAACGCTCTAACCTGAGAGCTTCAGGACAACATATTATGTATCATGGAACAGAATAAATTGAAATGTTATAATAAATAAATCTTGCAAAGGAGCGTATTTTCAAAAGCGCAAGAACTTGTTCTACAGTGCCATCTACTGGAGGTAGCCTCCCTTACAATCAATGTctgatacttaaccccttaaggatgcaggacgtaaatgtatgtcctggtgaggtggtacttaacgcaccaggacgtacatttacgtcctaagcataaccgcgggcatcggagcgatgcccgtgtcatgcgcggctgatcccggctgctgatcgcaatcagggacccgccggcaatggccgacgcccgcgatctcgcgggcgtccgccattaactcctcaggtgccgggatcaatacagatcccggcatctgcgggagttcgcgatttaaatgaacgatcggatcgcccgcagcgctgctgcggggatccgatcattcataacgccgcacggaggtcccctctccttcctccgtgcggctcccggcgtctcctgctctggtctgtgatcgagcagaccagagcagaagatgaccgataatactgatctgttctatgtcctatacatagaacagatcagtattagcaatcatggtattgctatgaatagtcccctatggggactattcaagtgtaaaaaaaaatgtaaaaaaatgtaaaagtaaaagtaaaaaaagtgaaaaatcccctcccccaataaaaaagtaaaacgtccgttttttcctattttacccccaaaaagcgcaaaaaacattttttatagacatatttggtatcgccgcgtgcgtaaatgtccgaactattaaaataaaatgttaatgatcccgtacggtgaacggcgtgaacgaaaaaaaataaaaaaaagtccaaaattcctactttttttaatacattttattaaaaaaaaaaatataaaaagtgtattaaaagttttttatatgcaaatgtggtataaaaaaaaagtacagatcatggcgcaaaaaattagcccccataccgccacttatacgaaaaaataaaaaagttagaggtcatcaaaataaagggattataaacgtactaatttggttaaaaagtttgtgattttttttaagcgcaacaataatatacaagtatataataatgggtatcattttaatcgtattgaccctaagaataaagaacacacgtcatttttaccataaattgtacggcgtgaaaacaaaaccttccaaaattagcaaaattgcgtttttcgttttaatttccccacaaaaatagtgtttttttggttgcgccatacattttatgatataatgaatgatgtcattacaaaggacaactggtcgcgcaaaaaacaagccctcatactagtctgtggatgaaaatataaaagagttatgatttttagaaggcgaggaggaaaaaatgaaaacgtaaaaattaaattgtctgagtccttaaggccaaaaaggaaaaaaacttttttttatatatcaactggttccagaaagttaaacagatttgtaaattacttctattaaaaaatcttaatcctttcagtacttataagcttttgaagttaaggttgttcttttctgtctaagtaatctctgatgacacgtgtctcaggaaccgcccagtttagaagaggtttgctatgggaatttgcttctaaactgggtgtttccggagacaggtgtcatcagagattacttagacagaaaagaacaaccttaacttcagaagctcataagtactgaaaggattaagatttttttaatagaagtaatttacaaatctgtttaactttctggaaccagttgatatataaaaaaaaaaagttttttcctggaatacccttttaaaggggtttgccAGAATCTTTTAATGATGGCTTcgggataggccatcaatcactGATCGGTTCCCTACGATATGTCCTGCACCGTTCATTGTTTAGTGGTGGTGCTGGGTAACTATAGCTCGGCTCCTAATAACTTTTGTGCCAAGCTGCAGTTACCTGGGCCACCATAAAATGAATGGCACAGGGCTGCTGGCTTCATTCACTGTATAGTTCAGAGCACTGAACAGCTTATTAGCCTGGGTGCTGAGTGTTGGCACCCCACCAATTAACGATCAAGCAAAAAGTCAAGGGAAGCCCCTTCAAagagccttaaaaggggtactccggtggaaaatattttttttaaatcaactgatgccagaaagttaaacagatttttaaatcacttctatttaaaaatcttaatcctttcagtacttatcagctgctgtatactacagaagaagttattttctttttgaattttttctctgtctgaccacagtgctctctgctgacacctctgtccatgtcaggaactgtccatagcaggatcggtttgctatggggatttgttcccactctggacagttcctgaaatggacagaggtatcagcagagaacactgtggtcagacagaaaataattttttttaaagaacttcctctgtagcatacagcagctgataagtactggaaggattaggatttttaatcaaaagtaatttacaaatctgtttaactttctggcaccagttgattgcaaataaattgttttccaccggagtacccctttaaaacattagCGATTATATGCCAAACCAGAATCTCCTACAAAAGGCAAAGTTCCTCATTTGTAGACAGCACTTTCAGGGTTCATGCCCCTTGTCAGTGCAGAGCAGGGCACTGGCTGGCTAGTGAAAGGCTTTCAACTCAGGACTAGGGGAGTAGTTGGGTTTCCTTCAGGATTCCTCCAAACTGGCGTATGGAGTCTTACA encodes:
- the LOC130282315 gene encoding beta-microseminoprotein J1-like isoform X3; this encodes MVLRGCRKDGHYHEKGHEWKSDDCSICTCHADYITCCTNYKKPILKDPENCEAILNKHTCTVEVKRKDRTEKVCEIESWIA